One genomic window of Gemmatimonadota bacterium includes the following:
- a CDS encoding 30S ribosomal protein S21 codes for MSEVVIHEDESFERALKRFKKKCEKAGILSDLRKHRHYEKPSEKRKRKENAAQRKTRRGRTYA; via the coding sequence ATGTCAGAAGTCGTCATCCACGAGGATGAGAGCTTCGAGCGGGCGCTCAAGCGCTTCAAGAAGAAGTGTGAAAAGGCGGGCATCCTCTCCGATCTGCGGAAGCATCGGCATTACGAAAAGCCGAGCGAGAAGCGGAAGCGGAAGGAAAATGCCGCCCAGCGCAAGACGCGTCGCGGCCGTACGTATGCCTGA
- a CDS encoding GatB/YqeY domain-containing protein, translated as MARKAADKDRTLLLGTVLASLKNRELELGHEPTDVETVEVLRKQIKQRLDSFEQYTKADRPELAAREEYEIGVLKGYLPPEIDPEEIRIAARAAVAAGTTDLGKLMGVLMGQFKGRTDGKVINQVAREALSQG; from the coding sequence GTGGCGCGCAAGGCTGCCGACAAGGACCGGACCCTGTTGCTGGGGACGGTCCTTGCCTCGTTGAAGAACCGTGAGCTCGAGCTCGGACACGAGCCCACGGATGTCGAGACGGTCGAGGTGCTGCGGAAGCAGATCAAGCAGCGTCTCGACTCGTTCGAGCAGTACACCAAGGCCGATCGTCCGGAACTCGCTGCGCGCGAGGAGTACGAGATCGGTGTCCTGAAGGGCTATCTCCCGCCGGAGATCGATCCGGAAGAGATCCGCATTGCGGCCCGTGCTGCTGTCGCGGCTGGCACCACCGATCTCGGCAAGCTGATGGGGGTGCTCATGGGGCAGTTCAAGGGACGCACCGACGGGAAGGTGATCAACCAGGTCGCCCGCGAGGCGCTGTCGCAGGGATGA
- a CDS encoding Smr/MutS family protein — MPLDPATSADALAALEFQAVLDVVAGYAAGPLGAGQLRARRPTADAGWIRWELALVGELLAVLRRGDRLEVPPVPELKGALGRLRMEGSVLEIHELAAVRVTLAAGRTVAQELERLAEACPMVAALRAPPADRTIERLLELSVGDDGELLDTASPALAAARREVHAARERLVRRLESLLRDLDTAAVPAGATVTMRGGRYVIPVRRDARARPEGIIHDESGSAGTLFLEPSAAIELGNAVRAAIIAEERETLVVLRELTEKLRPLRETIAALHAVAVEVDTILARARWARDTNGEVPAVGEVGTPLRLLGARHPLLLARGITVVPFDLVLDGAERTLLISGPNTGGKTVLLKATGLMLALAQAGVVPPIGAECVLPIVRRFFVDIGDHQSLAADLSTFSAHVAELRRILESSDAGTIVILDEVGSGTDPAEGGALAMAILETLTRRGVLTLATTHLGALKDLATRVPGVVNGSLQFDAATLSPTYRFTKGIPGRSYGLAIARRLGVDPAVLEAAEALVPEAERDLDRLLAQVEAREQSLRAEESAVRERVGDVERREAVAAMTAELQAAREAELKRQEKEAERERAKQAKAYLLQARKLVEDALALAKGAVDEASAKEARRLVEDGVRSESRRLDERDTLEPAGTGAIAVGRRVRLSTGTVGDVAEMRSDGKVVVLVGTMRLVVTAASLTPLNKAEAAPKAKAMLRPVDEPTREAAYELDLRGMRADEAEAVVIGAIDGAVLAEQPHLAIIHGMGTGALRDMVRRLLTHDKRIASFDFAQRQQGGTGVTIAVLR; from the coding sequence TTGCCATTGGACCCTGCGACCTCGGCCGATGCGCTCGCGGCGTTGGAATTTCAGGCCGTGCTCGACGTCGTCGCGGGCTACGCCGCCGGGCCCCTCGGCGCGGGGCAATTGCGTGCACGCCGACCAACCGCCGATGCCGGATGGATCCGCTGGGAGCTCGCCCTCGTGGGCGAACTCCTCGCCGTGTTGCGCCGTGGCGACCGACTCGAAGTGCCGCCGGTCCCGGAGTTGAAGGGCGCCCTGGGCCGGCTGCGCATGGAAGGGAGCGTCCTCGAGATCCACGAACTCGCCGCCGTCCGGGTCACGCTGGCGGCCGGGCGCACCGTGGCGCAGGAACTCGAGCGGCTGGCCGAGGCCTGCCCCATGGTCGCCGCATTGCGAGCGCCGCCGGCCGACCGCACGATCGAACGGCTGCTCGAACTCTCCGTCGGCGACGACGGCGAACTCCTCGACACGGCGTCGCCCGCGCTCGCCGCCGCCCGCCGCGAGGTGCATGCGGCGCGCGAGCGGCTGGTGCGTCGCCTCGAATCGTTGCTGCGCGATCTCGACACGGCCGCCGTCCCCGCCGGCGCAACGGTGACGATGCGCGGCGGTCGCTACGTGATCCCGGTGCGGCGCGATGCCCGGGCGCGCCCCGAGGGGATCATCCACGACGAGTCGGGGTCGGCCGGTACGCTCTTTCTCGAACCGTCGGCCGCGATCGAACTCGGCAACGCCGTGCGCGCCGCGATCATCGCCGAGGAGCGCGAGACGCTCGTCGTGCTCCGCGAGCTCACGGAGAAGTTGCGTCCTCTCCGCGAGACGATCGCCGCCTTGCACGCCGTCGCCGTCGAAGTGGACACCATCCTCGCACGTGCGCGCTGGGCGCGCGACACCAACGGCGAAGTGCCGGCCGTCGGCGAGGTCGGCACGCCGCTCCGTCTGCTCGGGGCGCGGCACCCGTTGTTGCTCGCCCGCGGGATCACCGTCGTTCCGTTCGACCTCGTCCTCGATGGCGCAGAGCGCACCCTGCTGATCTCCGGGCCGAACACCGGCGGCAAGACGGTGCTGCTCAAGGCGACCGGCTTGATGCTGGCGCTGGCGCAGGCCGGCGTCGTCCCGCCGATCGGTGCCGAATGCGTGTTGCCGATCGTCCGTCGCTTCTTCGTCGACATCGGGGACCACCAGTCGCTCGCGGCCGATCTCTCCACCTTCTCGGCGCACGTCGCCGAGTTGCGGCGCATCCTCGAATCGTCCGACGCCGGGACGATCGTGATCCTCGACGAGGTCGGGTCCGGCACCGACCCGGCGGAAGGCGGCGCCCTCGCGATGGCGATCCTCGAGACGCTCACGCGGCGCGGCGTGCTCACGCTGGCCACGACCCACCTGGGCGCGCTCAAGGATCTGGCCACGCGCGTGCCGGGCGTGGTGAACGGCTCGTTGCAATTCGACGCCGCCACGCTCTCGCCGACGTATCGCTTCACCAAGGGGATTCCCGGGCGATCGTATGGTCTGGCGATCGCGCGGCGCCTCGGCGTCGATCCGGCGGTGCTCGAGGCCGCCGAGGCGCTGGTGCCGGAAGCGGAGCGTGATCTCGACCGATTGCTGGCGCAGGTCGAAGCGCGCGAGCAATCGTTGCGTGCCGAGGAGTCGGCCGTGCGCGAACGCGTCGGCGACGTTGAACGGCGCGAAGCCGTGGCCGCCATGACGGCCGAGCTGCAGGCCGCGCGCGAGGCGGAGTTGAAGCGGCAGGAGAAGGAGGCCGAACGCGAGCGCGCCAAGCAGGCCAAGGCGTACCTCCTGCAGGCGCGGAAGTTGGTCGAGGACGCGCTCGCGTTGGCGAAGGGTGCCGTCGACGAGGCATCCGCCAAGGAAGCGCGCCGCCTGGTCGAGGACGGCGTGCGCTCCGAGTCGCGGCGTCTCGATGAGCGCGACACGCTCGAACCTGCCGGCACCGGCGCGATCGCCGTCGGCCGGCGCGTGCGGCTCTCCACCGGGACGGTGGGCGACGTCGCCGAGATGCGGAGCGACGGCAAGGTGGTGGTGCTGGTCGGGACGATGCGCCTCGTGGTGACGGCGGCATCGCTCACGCCGCTCAACAAGGCCGAGGCCGCACCGAAGGCGAAGGCGATGCTGCGCCCGGTCGACGAGCCGACGCGCGAGGCCGCGTACGAGCTCGACCTGCGCGGGATGCGCGCCGACGAAGCGGAGGCGGTGGTGATCGGGGCGATCGATGGTGCCGTCCTCGCCGAGCAGCCGCATCTCGCCATCATCCACGGCATGGGGACCGGCGCCTTGCGCGACATGGTGCGCCGCCTGCTCACCCACGACAAGCGGATCGCGTCGTTCGACTTTGCCCAGCGCCAGCAGGGCGGCACCGGCGTGACGATCGCGGTGCTGCGCTGA
- a CDS encoding DNA primase: MARIPDELIEQVRDSADLLEIVQESIQLKRNGSDWRGPCPFHGGTNRNFAVIPKKNLYYCFVCHEAGDVFTWYQKRFGLDYPSAVREVARRVGVVIPDATERIGPDPREPLYQACEVAQGWFATQLRESTEAEPARRYLLDRQFALDAAAELGLGYAPRGAEFVAAMKQLGLGDEAMLEAALVVRRDDGTLAPRFRGRLLFPIHDLRGRVVGFGGRILGRGEPKYLNSPETPIFHKGEQLYHMHLAKHAIRKSGFAILVEGYFDTQRLALAGIDHVVAPLGTAFTEAQATLLKRFTSEVVILYDSDAAGLKSTFRAGDVLLAHGVRVRVATMPPGDDPDTVVQHGGAGALTPILEDAVDLLERKLQLLERKGWFADVRKSREALDKLLSTLRAASDPVTRELYISRVAERLGIPREVVATEAAAKPRAAMLPSRPAAVPEQEGPPEWHREAQGRGERVAPRRAAVRTPGAEIERKLLRLLLTSPAWLARASGELPPDRFTVPTFARIYGALVALPDGAPVGDALLGLDPRAQEAWQALMESPPPGEGYHVDQEYAGALEALEEIHQFPEIAAEPDSQERSRRWRALSKEGQARFRMYLATAPRSRASRDDPPTEE; encoded by the coding sequence ATGGCGCGGATCCCGGATGAACTCATCGAGCAGGTGCGCGACAGCGCGGACTTGCTGGAGATCGTGCAGGAGTCGATCCAGCTCAAGCGGAACGGCAGCGACTGGCGCGGCCCCTGTCCGTTCCACGGCGGGACCAATCGCAACTTCGCCGTCATCCCGAAGAAGAACCTCTACTACTGCTTCGTTTGCCACGAGGCAGGCGACGTCTTCACCTGGTACCAGAAGCGCTTCGGCCTCGACTATCCCTCGGCGGTGCGCGAGGTCGCGCGCCGGGTGGGCGTCGTGATCCCCGATGCCACGGAGCGCATCGGCCCCGACCCGCGCGAGCCATTGTATCAGGCGTGCGAGGTGGCGCAGGGGTGGTTTGCCACGCAGCTCCGCGAATCGACCGAAGCCGAGCCCGCGCGCCGCTATCTCCTGGATCGCCAGTTCGCCCTCGACGCCGCCGCGGAGCTCGGCCTCGGCTACGCCCCACGCGGTGCCGAGTTCGTGGCCGCGATGAAGCAGCTCGGCCTCGGCGACGAGGCGATGCTCGAGGCCGCGTTGGTGGTCCGCCGCGACGACGGCACCCTCGCGCCGCGCTTCCGGGGTCGGCTGCTCTTTCCGATTCACGACCTGCGTGGACGGGTCGTGGGCTTCGGGGGACGCATCCTGGGCCGGGGCGAGCCGAAGTATCTCAACTCGCCCGAGACGCCGATCTTCCACAAGGGCGAGCAGCTCTATCACATGCACCTCGCCAAGCACGCGATCCGGAAGAGCGGTTTCGCGATCCTGGTGGAAGGCTACTTCGACACCCAGCGCCTCGCGCTTGCCGGCATTGATCATGTCGTGGCGCCGCTCGGCACCGCCTTCACCGAGGCGCAGGCCACGCTCCTCAAGCGCTTCACGAGCGAGGTCGTGATCCTCTACGACAGCGATGCCGCCGGACTCAAGTCGACCTTCCGGGCCGGCGACGTCCTGCTGGCGCATGGGGTCCGCGTGCGCGTCGCGACGATGCCGCCGGGCGACGATCCCGACACCGTGGTGCAGCATGGTGGGGCAGGCGCGTTGACGCCGATACTCGAGGATGCGGTCGATCTGCTCGAGCGGAAGCTGCAGCTCCTGGAGCGGAAGGGGTGGTTCGCCGATGTGCGCAAGTCGCGCGAGGCGCTCGACAAACTGCTCTCGACGCTGCGGGCCGCGAGCGATCCGGTGACTCGGGAGCTCTATATCTCGCGGGTCGCAGAGCGTCTGGGGATTCCGCGTGAGGTGGTGGCGACGGAAGCCGCGGCGAAACCGCGCGCCGCGATGTTGCCCTCTCGCCCGGCGGCCGTTCCGGAGCAGGAGGGCCCGCCTGAGTGGCACCGCGAGGCCCAGGGGCGGGGGGAGCGGGTCGCGCCACGGCGGGCGGCAGTGCGGACCCCCGGCGCCGAGATCGAGCGAAAGCTGCTCCGGCTGCTGTTGACGTCTCCGGCCTGGCTGGCCCGGGCGAGTGGGGAATTGCCGCCCGACCGCTTCACGGTCCCCACCTTTGCCCGCATCTATGGGGCGTTGGTGGCGCTGCCGGACGGGGCACCGGTCGGTGATGCCCTGCTGGGGCTGGATCCGCGCGCCCAGGAGGCCTGGCAGGCCCTCATGGAGTCGCCCCCGCCCGGGGAGGGGTACCATGTCGATCAGGAGTACGCCGGGGCGCTGGAGGCCCTGGAGGAGATCCACCAGTTCCCCGAAATCGCGGCCGAACCCGACTCGCAGGAGCGCAGCCGCCGGTGGCGTGCGCTCAGCAAAGAGGGACAGGCCCGATTCCGGATGTATCTTGCCACTGCGCCGCGCTCGCGCGCGAGCCGCGACGATCCGCCAACAGAGGAATGA
- the recJ gene encoding single-stranded-DNA-specific exonuclease RecJ — protein MRDVRGDHLPAGIRRLTTAPRWRVAPAPDPEAAASLAAALSLPLPLAKLLVQRGFAEEARARAFLRPTLDALADPYALAGMADAVAIITRAVAARTPILVHGDYDVDGQCATALLTRALRQAGATVFPFVPHRTTDGYDFGAAGLAEAARVGAGLILTCDCGTNALEAVTAAKAAGRQVIITDHHLPGPRLPDADAIVNPQRADDQAGLGMMCGTGIAFKLVQALVEPLGLPASFPMHLLDYVAIATVADVVPLIGENRILVKHGLRLLQDSRWPGLQALLAQCDLAGKPVRAGQVGFTLAPRLNAVGRIADAKDGVRLLLADDEREAATLAAQLERLNRERQALDQQIQDDAMALVEQHYADAAEHPAIVLAGEGWHPGVIGIVASRVVERYGRPTFLIGLEGGVGKGSGRSIEGFDLHAALTACGDLLTRYGGHRMAAGLTIAGEQVEAFRARFVSVARAQLTPDDLGPSQRVDLELPLADVTDELERMGRHLEPCGMGNAAPVLGARHVRLQGSRTVGEKHLKASLAADGRVVDAIAFGWADRAAGLAEGFVDVAFRLERNEFRGVSSLQARVLSLAPARGG, from the coding sequence GTGCGAGATGTGCGGGGCGATCATCTACCTGCAGGAATCCGTCGTCTGACCACGGCGCCCCGCTGGCGCGTCGCGCCGGCCCCGGATCCCGAGGCCGCCGCGTCGCTGGCGGCGGCGCTCTCTCTCCCGCTCCCGCTCGCCAAATTGCTGGTGCAGCGGGGGTTTGCTGAGGAGGCGCGGGCCCGCGCCTTCCTGCGCCCCACCCTTGATGCCCTCGCCGATCCCTACGCGCTGGCCGGCATGGCCGACGCCGTCGCGATCATCACGCGCGCGGTTGCGGCCAGGACGCCGATCCTCGTGCACGGCGACTACGATGTCGATGGCCAATGCGCCACCGCGCTGCTCACGCGCGCGCTCCGTCAGGCTGGTGCGACGGTCTTTCCCTTCGTGCCACACCGCACCACCGATGGCTACGATTTTGGTGCGGCCGGGCTCGCCGAGGCGGCGCGCGTCGGGGCGGGGCTGATCCTCACCTGCGATTGCGGCACCAACGCCCTCGAGGCGGTCACCGCCGCCAAGGCCGCTGGCCGCCAGGTGATCATCACCGATCACCACTTGCCCGGGCCGAGGCTTCCCGACGCCGACGCCATCGTGAACCCGCAGCGCGCCGACGACCAGGCCGGGCTCGGGATGATGTGCGGGACCGGCATCGCCTTCAAGCTGGTGCAGGCACTGGTCGAACCGCTGGGGTTGCCCGCCTCGTTCCCGATGCACCTGCTGGACTATGTCGCCATCGCCACCGTGGCCGACGTCGTGCCCCTGATCGGCGAGAACCGCATCCTCGTCAAGCACGGCCTCCGGCTGCTCCAGGACTCGCGCTGGCCGGGGCTGCAGGCGTTGCTGGCGCAGTGTGACCTGGCGGGGAAGCCGGTCCGGGCCGGGCAGGTCGGCTTCACGTTGGCGCCGCGTCTCAACGCCGTCGGGCGGATCGCCGATGCGAAGGACGGGGTGCGTCTGCTGCTCGCCGATGACGAACGTGAAGCGGCCACGCTGGCGGCACAGTTGGAACGGCTGAATCGCGAACGGCAGGCGCTCGACCAGCAGATCCAGGACGACGCGATGGCGCTGGTCGAGCAGCACTACGCCGACGCGGCCGAGCATCCCGCGATCGTGCTCGCGGGCGAGGGATGGCACCCCGGTGTCATCGGCATCGTGGCCTCGCGGGTGGTCGAGCGCTACGGTCGGCCGACCTTCCTGATCGGTCTCGAGGGCGGCGTGGGGAAGGGGAGCGGGCGCAGCATCGAGGGCTTCGACTTGCACGCGGCGCTGACGGCGTGCGGCGATCTCCTCACCCGCTACGGCGGGCACCGGATGGCGGCTGGCCTGACGATCGCCGGCGAGCAGGTCGAGGCGTTTCGTGCGCGCTTCGTCAGCGTGGCGCGTGCCCAGTTGACGCCCGACGACCTGGGCCCCTCGCAGCGCGTCGACCTGGAGCTCCCCCTCGCCGACGTCACCGATGAGCTCGAGCGGATGGGCCGGCACCTCGAGCCGTGTGGCATGGGCAACGCCGCACCGGTGTTGGGCGCGCGTCACGTCCGCCTGCAGGGCAGCCGCACCGTGGGCGAGAAGCACCTGAAGGCGAGCCTCGCGGCGGATGGCCGTGTCGTCGACGCGATCGCCTTTGGCTGGGCCGATCGGGCCGCGGGACTCGCGGAGGGATTCGTGGACGTCGCCTTCCGGCTGGAGCGCAACGAATTCCGCGGCGTCTCCTCGCTGCAGGCGCGGGTCCTCTCGCTCGCGCCGGCACGCGGCGGATGA